The Syntrophorhabdaceae bacterium region GTAGCGGACCTGAAAGTCGGACAGCGGCTTCATGCGGGAGATAAACTCCCTTGCCGGCACAGAGGGGTCGATCGACCAGTCGATGCCCGAAAAACCATTTATGCAGGCAAATCTGGCCAGTTTCTCTGCATCCTGGTCAAATATATTGCACATGGAGATCTGTGGCCGCATCGTGTAAAGATACCTTATCGCCGGCCATAAATCAAACGGTCCCAACCAGAGGGTCCCCTGTGCTCCTCATGGTTTTCGCATCCAGGGTTCAGGGCGACATACCTCACGAGTTCGAAGACATGGCTGTCCCTGTCGTTCCCCCGGAGAAGGCAGAGAAGAGACGTGGAATCATTGTTGAACCGTTTTCCCAACACCGGCCGCCCTGGTATGAAGAAAACCTGGCAAAGCTTGCAGGGAAATGTAACGGGGCACCTTTGCGCTTTTAAAAATGGAACATCTTGAAATAGGCGGTCACGATCTCCCGGCAATTGGCCGCGCAATCCACGCCCTGTATTTCTTCCAGAGAAAAGAACTTTCCCCTCTGCCCTTCCCTCACCGTTATGTCGTCAAGCGTTAGGCTTCCGTCGATTATCCTGTACATGTGGATATCGTAGCCGTCAAAGGGAAAGTTCCCGAAATACTCCGGATCGGAAAGGTCGTATTCAAGTTCCTCCCATATCTCCCTTTTGATGC contains the following coding sequences:
- a CDS encoding NUDIX domain-containing protein, encoding METAGSFMGKNGNQCGLLIENSEGKVLLQLRDDNPDILYPGCWGTFGGQIEGEETPEEGIKREIWEELEYDLSDPEYFGNFPFDGYDIHMYRIIDGSLTLDDITVREGQRGKFFSLEEIQGVDCAANCREIVTAYFKMFHF